A genomic stretch from Candidatus Methylomirabilota bacterium includes:
- a CDS encoding SDR family oxidoreductase, with amino-acid sequence MTDGRLSGKTAIVTGSTKGIGLGIARAYVREGARVVVNSRSAEDCSRVARELGPSAVAVAADLSRSNEVRRLARESLAALGGTVDILVNNAGQPRVAPSESLAESDYRYTLDLNLNGCFVLTQEIVQGMLAAGSGNVIHVSSMNGTVPFPQRLAYCVSKAGLNMMTKVMAIEWAARGVRVNAIAPGYVQTEFITMLTAKGIVDADKLARRTPMGRIGTPEEIGEVAVFLASSAASFITGEILTVDGGWSSYGYL; translated from the coding sequence GTGACGGACGGCAGGCTTTCGGGCAAGACCGCCATCGTCACGGGCTCGACCAAGGGCATCGGGCTCGGCATCGCGCGCGCCTACGTTCGCGAGGGCGCCCGCGTGGTCGTCAACTCGCGGAGCGCCGAGGACTGCTCCCGGGTGGCGCGCGAGCTCGGACCATCCGCGGTCGCGGTGGCAGCCGACCTGTCGCGCTCCAACGAAGTGAGAAGGCTCGCGAGGGAATCGCTCGCGGCACTCGGCGGCACGGTGGACATCCTCGTCAACAACGCGGGTCAGCCGCGCGTCGCGCCCTCAGAGAGCCTGGCCGAGTCCGACTACCGCTACACGCTCGACCTCAACCTCAACGGCTGCTTCGTCCTGACGCAGGAGATCGTCCAGGGGATGCTGGCGGCGGGCAGCGGCAACGTCATCCACGTGAGCAGCATGAACGGCACCGTGCCCTTCCCGCAGCGCCTCGCGTACTGCGTCTCCAAGGCCGGACTCAACATGATGACCAAGGTCATGGCCATCGAGTGGGCGGCCCGGGGGGTGCGGGTCAATGCCATCGCCCCGGGTTATGTCCAGACCGAGTTCATCACGATGCTCACCGCCAAGGGCATCGTCGACGCGGACAAGCTCGCGCGGCGGACCCCCATGGGGCGGATCGGCACCCCTGAGGAAATTGGTGAAGTCGCAGTCTTTTTGGCCTCATCCGCCGCGTCCTTCATCACCGGCGAGATCCTGACCGTGGACGGAGGGTGGTCTTCCTACGGCTACCTTTGA
- a CDS encoding adenylate/guanylate cyclase domain-containing protein, with product MRDRHDSAGARRPRTHYTKAGGVNIAYQVLGDAPRDLVVVPGWIAHLEAAWDVPAHAEFYERLASFSRLILFDRRGTGLSDRVPADQLPTLEERMDDVRAVMDAAQSRRAALLGISEGGPMSALFAATYPERTAALIMYGSFAQLDLEDSLVKRCAGSPEEFETLLEERWGEGYPPFEVSAPSVASVPAARESFYRRMREGASPSAAVAIWRMVRQTDARHVLPTIHVPTLILHRAGDLVVGVSHGRYLAAHVPGAKYVELPGSDHVIYLGDSSTLVGEIEEFLTGERHEPDSDRVLATVLFTDLVGSTAHAVKLGDRAWRELLDRHHALVRAEFARFRGREVDTAGDGVFGIFDGPGRAIRCALSIRDAVRSLGIDIRAGLHTGECELMGAKVAGIAVHIGARVMAEAGPSEVLVSRMTRDLVAGSPFVFEDRGTRALKGVPGTWPLFAVVG from the coding sequence GTGCGTGACCGCCATGATTCCGCTGGCGCGAGACGACCGAGAACCCATTACACGAAGGCTGGAGGGGTCAACATCGCCTATCAGGTGTTGGGTGATGCGCCTCGAGATCTCGTGGTCGTGCCTGGCTGGATCGCGCATCTGGAGGCGGCCTGGGATGTTCCCGCGCATGCAGAATTCTACGAGCGCCTCGCATCGTTCTCCCGTCTGATCCTTTTCGACAGGCGGGGAACTGGCCTGTCCGATCGCGTGCCGGCGGACCAGTTGCCGACACTCGAGGAGCGGATGGACGACGTGCGGGCCGTCATGGATGCCGCCCAGTCCCGGCGGGCAGCCCTACTCGGAATCTCCGAAGGTGGCCCGATGTCCGCGCTGTTCGCCGCCACGTATCCGGAGCGGACGGCTGCGCTCATCATGTACGGCTCGTTCGCGCAGCTCGACCTCGAGGACAGCCTGGTCAAGCGCTGCGCCGGTTCTCCAGAAGAGTTCGAGACTCTGCTCGAGGAGCGCTGGGGGGAAGGATACCCCCCGTTCGAAGTGTCGGCGCCCAGTGTCGCGTCCGTACCGGCTGCCAGAGAGAGTTTCTACCGAAGGATGCGCGAGGGCGCCAGTCCGTCAGCCGCGGTGGCCATCTGGCGGATGGTGCGCCAGACCGACGCCAGACACGTGCTTCCCACGATCCACGTGCCCACGCTGATCCTGCATCGGGCCGGCGACCTCGTCGTCGGCGTGAGCCATGGTCGGTATCTCGCCGCGCATGTTCCCGGCGCGAAGTACGTGGAGCTCCCCGGCAGTGATCACGTCATCTACCTCGGCGATTCCAGCACGCTTGTCGGGGAGATCGAAGAATTCCTCACCGGCGAGCGACACGAACCCGATTCGGATCGGGTCCTGGCCACTGTGCTCTTCACGGACCTCGTCGGTTCGACGGCCCATGCCGTCAAGCTCGGTGACCGTGCCTGGCGTGAGCTGCTCGACCGTCATCACGCTCTGGTTCGCGCCGAGTTCGCGCGATTCCGGGGGCGCGAGGTCGACACGGCGGGTGACGGCGTCTTCGGGATCTTCGATGGACCGGGGCGGGCGATTCGATGCGCGCTGAGCATTCGCGATGCCGTCCGGTCCCTGGGTATCGACATTCGGGCCGGCTTGCATACTGGTGAGTGCGAGTTGATGGGGGCCAAGGTGGCGGGAATCGCCGTTCACATTGGAGCGCGCGTGATGGCGGAGGCTGGTCCAAGCGAAGTGCTGGTTTCACGTATGACCAGGGATCTGGTCGCTGGATCCCCATTTGTGTTTGAGGACCGCGGGACTCGAGCGCTAAAGGGCGTGCCGGGAACCTGGCCGCTGTTCGCAGTGGTGGGATGA
- a CDS encoding alcohol dehydrogenase catalytic domain-containing protein, giving the protein MHAAVLHGPRDIRMEKRALLTPGAAEAVVQVFASGLCGTDYRIWNGDRAVQYPLVMGHEFIGEVVAVGSEVHTLQPGQKVAVEPNYSCGVCALCREGNRNLCLSRTAIGIDVNGGFAEQACLPARCCWPAPAEVSDDQLMLAEPLAVVVRAVARGEVKRGESAAVLGVGALGLLAIQVLKAKGLRVLAVGRTEYRQHLARALGADDFTTSGGGGATEAARAFSGREGVDLVIETAGTGVAVEQALELTHPGGRVVLTGLPHEASTVNFFGVVRRELRIIGSMIYQQEFPEAIRLLSTGTVTVDRLVTHRFPLARLAEAFAAHRSPEAIKVTVVT; this is encoded by the coding sequence ATGCACGCTGCCGTGCTCCACGGGCCCCGTGACATCCGGATGGAGAAGCGGGCCCTCCTCACGCCGGGTGCCGCCGAGGCCGTGGTCCAGGTCTTCGCCTCGGGTCTCTGCGGCACCGACTACCGCATCTGGAACGGTGACCGCGCCGTGCAGTACCCGCTCGTCATGGGGCACGAGTTCATCGGCGAGGTGGTCGCGGTCGGTTCCGAAGTCCACACGCTCCAGCCCGGCCAGAAGGTCGCGGTCGAGCCCAACTACTCCTGCGGCGTGTGCGCGCTCTGCCGCGAAGGCAATCGCAACCTCTGCCTCTCGCGCACCGCCATCGGCATCGACGTCAACGGGGGCTTCGCCGAGCAGGCCTGCCTGCCGGCGCGGTGCTGCTGGCCGGCACCGGCCGAGGTCAGCGACGACCAGCTGATGCTGGCGGAGCCCCTGGCCGTCGTCGTGCGCGCCGTCGCGCGCGGTGAAGTCAAGCGGGGCGAGTCCGCCGCGGTGCTCGGCGTGGGCGCGCTGGGACTCCTCGCCATCCAGGTTCTCAAGGCGAAGGGGCTCCGCGTGCTCGCGGTCGGGCGCACGGAGTACCGCCAGCATCTGGCCAGGGCGCTGGGCGCCGACGATTTCACCACGAGCGGGGGAGGCGGCGCCACCGAGGCGGCGCGCGCCTTCTCGGGGCGCGAGGGCGTAGACCTCGTGATCGAGACGGCCGGGACGGGCGTGGCGGTCGAGCAGGCGCTCGAGCTGACGCACCCGGGCGGGCGGGTGGTGCTGACCGGGCTCCCGCACGAGGCCTCGACGGTGAATTTCTTCGGGGTCGTCCGGCGCGAGCTGCGCATCATCGGTTCCATGATCTACCAGCAGGAGTTTCCCGAGGCCATCCGGCTCCTCTCCACGGGCACGGTGACGGTGGACAGGCTCGTCACCCACCGCTTCCCGCTGGCGCGGCTCGCGGAGGCCTTTGCCGCCCACCGCTCGCCCGAAGCCATCAAGGTCACCGTCGTTACCTAG
- a CDS encoding alpha/beta hydrolase has product MPYATLNGIRFHYDTHGEGDPVLLINGCSAPSANWLFQVKGFSPHYRVITFDNRGVGETDMPDAASYPTSQMADDAAAVLEHLDIQRAHVVGHSMGGTIAQELAIRHPKRVRSLSLCGTWAQGDGRFLHTIRGWMALWGRVDPDARFRHLFMPWLYTPGFLADRGQVDETVKRVLSYPFPTKPEAVQRQGQGILDWNGTRLREIKKLRVPTLVLVGRDDNLTVPAFSRALASLIPKAQLKLIPGGHGFTIEYWEAFNRAVLGFLKDVKR; this is encoded by the coding sequence ATGCCCTACGCCACGCTCAACGGCATCCGTTTCCACTACGACACCCACGGAGAGGGCGACCCCGTCCTGCTGATCAACGGGTGTTCGGCCCCGTCGGCCAACTGGCTCTTCCAGGTCAAGGGTTTCTCGCCCCACTACCGCGTCATCACCTTCGACAACCGCGGTGTTGGGGAAACTGACATGCCGGACGCCGCATCGTACCCCACGTCGCAGATGGCCGACGACGCGGCCGCCGTGCTCGAGCACCTGGACATCCAGCGGGCGCACGTGGTTGGCCACTCCATGGGCGGCACCATCGCGCAGGAGCTGGCCATCCGGCACCCGAAGCGCGTGCGCAGCCTCTCGCTCTGCGGCACGTGGGCGCAGGGTGACGGGCGCTTCCTTCACACGATCCGAGGTTGGATGGCGCTCTGGGGGCGGGTCGACCCAGACGCGCGCTTTCGTCACCTGTTCATGCCCTGGCTCTACACGCCGGGGTTCCTCGCCGACCGTGGCCAGGTGGACGAGACGGTGAAGCGCGTGCTCTCCTACCCCTTCCCGACCAAGCCCGAGGCCGTACAGCGCCAGGGGCAGGGAATCCTCGACTGGAACGGGACGCGCCTCCGGGAGATCAAGAAGCTCCGCGTGCCCACGCTCGTCCTCGTCGGGCGCGACGACAACCTGACGGTGCCGGCCTTTTCCCGCGCGCTGGCCTCCCTGATCCCCAAGGCCCAGCTCAAGCTCATCCCCGGCGGCCACGGCTTCACGATCGAATACTGGGAGGCCTTCAACCGCGCCGTCCTGGGCTTCCTCAAGGACGTCAAGCGGTGA
- a CDS encoding GYD domain-containing protein, with translation MQQYLYQVAYTPESLAAQIKNPQDRLELVGKQLADAVGAKILGGGYSFGEYDVSIIVEAADDVTMAAVAIAIAAGGAVKAAKTTPLLSGPQWVAALKKAPAVSGQYRPAR, from the coding sequence ATGCAACAGTACCTGTACCAGGTCGCCTACACCCCGGAGTCGCTGGCAGCCCAGATCAAGAACCCCCAGGACCGCCTAGAGTTAGTGGGCAAACAGTTGGCCGACGCCGTAGGCGCGAAAATCCTCGGCGGTGGTTACTCGTTCGGGGAGTACGACGTCTCGATCATCGTCGAGGCTGCGGACGACGTCACGATGGCTGCGGTCGCCATCGCCATCGCGGCGGGCGGCGCCGTCAAGGCAGCAAAGACCACGCCGCTGCTCAGCGGTCCTCAGTGGGTCGCCGCCCTGAAGAAGGCGCCTGCCGTCAGCGGCCAGTACCGGCCTGCCCGGTAA